GAATAGGAGTCCCTGAAAATCGCGACTTGAGCTGGTAATTTCTCCAGTAACGATGAGGTATGAGTTCTAAATCCGCTAGACTTTCACACCTATTAATTGAGCCTTTGCACCTCAATTAATAGGTGTGAAGTGGCAGACACCTACTTTACGTTGGCCCGAAACCGAACGGCACCGTAAGAAGTTGCCGGGGTACCTACGCCCGTTGTCTGGGGTAAGTCACCTAAGTTAACGACAATGGCACCGTTGTCTTCTGTTTGAGCGGGGGCATTATCACAAACTGCAGGCAAAGAGGAACCCGGTGGGTAATACTGAGCGGTATCTCCATCTGCATCGTTGGTAAATGAGAGAAGACTGCCGTTGTATTCGACTGTAATGCCCCGATTAGCTCCGATGCCTCCACTAGGGGCAGGGGTTACGGCGTTAAACGCATCAGGCACAAAGGTTTGGAAACTGGGAACTTTATCGCAGAATTGGACATCCATGGCCGTTGAAGTACCCGTTGATAGGAAATAGATGGTGTACTCTATCTCGTCCCCTGGACGGGTTTGACCCCCATTGGTGGCCCCCAGTAAAAAGGTGCTTGGAGTGGGCCAGTATTCTGTATCCAAGGGAGTTGGCGCAGGGCTATTGAGGGTATTGTCGTCGTACTCATAGCTGGGGTCATCAACGTAAACATTGAGGTTAGTGCCCCCATTCGCTGTGAGACCATTTACACGGGTGATCCGCTTGACCAATAACACATTGGGGTTGTTGGTTGCAGGTGGGCAAAGTGAGCGTAACAAGCTGGTCATATCGTCCGCTAAGTCATCATAGGTATTGACTTCTACATAATCTGCAGAATTAGCATTATCCAGCGCAGCATTAAATTGCGTGGTATTACTACCATCGGTTATACCCAAGAAATCATTGATATCTAAATTTTGGATGCCAATTCCATAAACATGAGCACCTGCCTGCTTGAATTGCAATGCTTCATCGTTCGGGCTGCCTCCTGTATTGATATTGCCATCTGCGAAGAAGAAAACGGCATCAGGACTGCCAGGTGATACCCCCAGAGAAATAGCCTGCTGGAATCCAGCTTCCCAATTGGTGAAGCCCCCGCCAATATTGACATAGTTAGTATTTAGAGCACTTTCGAAGGTGGGTAAATTAGCAGCCGTTACGTCGGTGTAATTAATCACTGTGGCACTGGAAGTATCAAACCGGACAATACCAACCCGAGAAGTAATATTGTTATCGACCAAGTAATTGAGCATTGCCATGACCGCATCACGTTGTGCTCGTCGCTCACTGAGATCCACTGAACCAGATTTATCCAAGATAAACATCATGTCACTGCTCACCTGACAGAAGTTATTATCTATATCTGGATTTTCTGGAGTTGCGATCGCAAGTGTGTAATCTTCTACCTCACCATTCCTAGCAAATCCCCCCGGTGTGTTGGCATTGACGTTGACATCTGTGGTGAGGCGAAAACGAGCATAGGTGGTCGTGCCACCTGTCAGCCCACTCACGCCGGCCCCAGACCAGGTTAATGCCCCATCTGGAGAACTGTTGCCGCTTTGTACCGTTTGACTGGCATATTCATCAGCCTCAAAAGTGCCATTTCCATCAAAGTCCACCCAGGCATGTAGGGTAGCCGGCCCCCCAGTATCATTGGTTGCGGAGATATTTGCTGCCTGAATGGTGTAGGAGGTATCGCTGGCGTTGAGGGCCGCTAAGATCACACCATCCTCATCATCAGGAGAGCCATTGTTATCGTCTCCTAAAGCATTGGCTGTAGGAATGGGACCATTATCGCCATCTCTTGCAGCACCCAGCTGAAGCGTAGTAGCTGTAGTACCCGCATGGGAGGGAACACCGTAATCGGACGGGGCATCGCTAAAATCGATAACTTGAATATCAGAAATATCAAAAGTCCAAGAGTTTTGGCGAGGGCAGCTTGCACCAGAACAGTTGGCAGCCCCCACATCATTCCCAGCAATTATGGTGAAGGTGCTGACCGTGTCTCCCAGGTAACTATAAACCTCGTAGCGATCGTCTGTGCCAATCCCGTTTTGCACATTCGAAGAATTCTGAATTCGATGACGAATCCCGCCTCCGGTCGGCGGCACGAGTTCCAACAAGGTTGGATCATCGATAAATACGGTGTCGGCACCGACCACTTCCACAAACTCTCTAACCGCGTTCGCAGCTCCGTTTCCATCAACATCCTGAGCACTGAAAAAAACGTTGGTTGCTGCTAAAGGAGTATTTGTTCCTGCTTGAACTAACTGAAAATCAAACTGAATCGAAGAGATGGTATTCGCTCCGCCATCGTGGCGAATGACCGGCTGAAATCGATCGGGGAACGTATTGTTATCATCCAAGGTGGTGAGGGTGGCATTATTGATATTGCTAACCGTGACTAACGCATCAATCCCTTGCCCACCTACGGTAGCGACATTCTGGAAGCGGTAAACGTTCGTTGTGGCGGGCTCTAATGTTGGTGTTGAGTCATTGAAATTTAGAACGGTAACTTGTAAGAGCTGAGCGTAATTCGACTGCGCTAGTTGCTGAGAAACCATCTGGGGTTCTAGTTCACCCAGCTGATACTCTAAGGTCCAATCTCCACCCTGGGTTGCATCACCCGTTGGATTATTGGAGGCAGCCACATCAGCGTTGCTTAGGGCGCTAAGGTTAGAAACAAATGCTTTCCCTTCCGTTGTCGAGGCAACATTGCATCCATAGAGAAAGATATCTGCCGTTGGCGATAGTGCCGTTTGCCACTGCTGAATTTGTCCCGCCTTTTGGTGGAGAGTGGTTGAATTGACCCGTGAGTTTCCCAGATGTAACTGAGCAGCAGATCCATGAGAGATCAAGTGCACTGCTTTAAGATTGCGATAGTTGCTGAGAATATCGCTAATTTGATCTAGTCCATCTGCGTTTGAATTAATAAAGTGCACAGCAGCCTGGCTAGGCAAATTTTTGAGCAACGCATCTGGGTTGGTTACACCTGCATCAACAATAATCACATCCGTCATGGGAGTGGCAAGGAGACGGGTAGAGGTTTGCCCTAAATGAGTTGGAGATTTTGAGTAGGCAGAGACTAGATCATGCTTAGCTTGTGGATAAATCTCCATAGCAGCCTGTGAAGGGCTGCTGTAGCCAACACTTCCCACAGCTCCGAATAAAATCAGACCTGCTAATGTCTGCTGGCATTTAGAAGAGGCGAAGAAGTTTGGCTTGGAAAATCTAGGAAACATCATGAGTCACTGGATGTTGAACAAAATGGAAAAGGGTGTATCCCAAAAAGATAAAACCCCTGAAATAATGGATAGGTATACGTTTTTTACTTGCGAATAAGAAAAATATGCTGATAAAGCTTGAAATCAGATAAATTTCCCAAAAAAGTCATCTATGGATGTCTTAAGGTAGAAAGGCTTGCCATCTATTCAGGCAGCAAGAGCTTTTTGCCTAGCAATATCGCAGGTTCTTCCTCCCTCCAATCAGGTAGATAGGAGGCTTCACCTCATTCACTCAGAAGAAGTAAAGGGCTATTCAGTAGACTTTTTCTGTAGCTATAGTTGACCATTTACAGAGAAAGTCGACCATCTATGGCTATAGTTGGCCTGCCAAGAGATATTTTTGCCATTAGTAAATAAAAAGACGCATTCACTTTGATGTGCTGCGTCCCGGAATATTACTAGTGGCATGAGCGACTCAAATACCTCGCCTTGGAGCCCATGGCCATATTGATCAAAATTTGCTGGAGACCTGTTAATGCTCTTTAGCAAGCGTTCGTTATTACGAGCTGAACGATCACCATAAACAGAAGACGTTGGGTCGTCTTGGTTTGCAATTCATATTTGCGTCCACGGCAACGACCCAAGCCCATACTTAATGTCTATCCCACTCTCACTCCTTGGGCGGTTATAAACTTGTTCCACGATGCCCACCTCATTGATATCGAGATGGGTGCGTAGGTGGAGAGTAAGCGCTGTCATCAATTCCTGGTAAAGAGCTAGGCATTTGATGCGGCGTCGATTAGGTATGGAGTCCTAGTGACCTACTTTACCTTGGCCCGGAATTTTAATGCGCCATAGGAAGTGGTAGGGGTTCCTGGAGCAGTCGATTCAGGTAGATTTCCTAAATTGATCACCACGGCACCATTGTCTTCTGCTTGGGCAGGGGCATTATCACAAGCAGCAGGGAGGGTTGAACCAGGTGGATAATACTGCGCTGTATCACCATCGGCATCATTGGTATAAGACAAGGGGGTGCCGTTATACTCCACTGCAATGCCTCGATTAGCCCCTACACCACCGCTGGGAGCTGGGGTTACCGAGTTATAAGCGTCTGGGATAAAAGTCTGAAAGCTGGGGACTTTATCGCATAACTGAACATCTACTGCGGCTTTATCACCTGTGGATAAGAAATAAATGGTGTACTCAATCTCATCTCCCGGTCGTGTTTCACCCCCATTGGTCGCACCGAGTAGATAGGTGCTGGGAGTTGGCCAATATTCTGTATCTAGAGGCGTCGGTTCAGGACTATCGAGGGTATTGTCATCGTACGGGTAGTTGGGATCATCAACATAGACATTGAGATTGGTACTGCCATTGGTGGTGAGGCCATTGACCCGGGTAATGCGCTTAACCAACAACACATTGGGGTTATTGGTGACAGGTGTATCGGTCGTTTCGATAACTAATGGCGTGGTACTACTACTGCTGTTGCCGAAAACATAAGTATCGATATGCCGGAGGTTCCCAAATCCACCTGAGCTGAAATTACCCCAGGTGTGCTTACCCGCAGGGGTATTGGAGAGTGCACCGTTGGGTAACGTCGTGGTCGCACCAGCAGGATTCCCTAGACCCGTAATATCATCCCAATAGACCAGGGTATTACTGGTGTTCGTATTCGAAGATGCTCGAAAAATCGTGAGGCCATTTTGTGCGCCACCTCCGCTGGTTTCAGCATCCGTTGCGACAAAGTGATATTCACCCAGTCTGGCTTGCACCTGAGCGCTGTAATTTCCGACTGGTAGGGTATTGCCGTTAGCATCTTTACCATCCCACTCAACCGATGTCTCCGCATTGGCTTGAGTTGTGCCTAGCAGGAGTACATCCCCGGGACCATAGACGCCATCTGGGCCATTGCCATTGCCATCATCTGTGTCAATGATGATGCCATAGGTGCCATCAACGTTACTGGTAAATTTGAAGAAGCCCGTATCTTGTACACCTGGAGTTGCCGTTGGCGAGAACGTAAAATCAACCCCAGCACTGTCTTCGAATCGTAGATTGGAAATAACTGGGGATTGGGCGGGGGGTGGACCAATATTGAGGGTTGGATAGCTGAGATAGACCTTATATTGAGGAGTAGCAGAGTTCCCACTGATAGGAACACTCAAACCCGCAACATTGTTACCCGCAGCATTGGGGGAATCCACCCCCAGCTCATTGGCAATAATCTCGTAGGCAAAACCTGCAAAATTATTCAGGTCCAATTGCCAGACAAAGTTGGTATTGGGGAAGCCGCCGGGAACTGGAACGTAATAGTTCGTGTCTGCAGCAGAGGCTGAGTTAAATGAATTACCTCGAAACCCCCACACATAAGTCCAGAGACGCCCCTGATTGAGTCTAGGATCTGGATCTGTTGCAGTGTCTGGGGTGAGGGTGATATCAAAACGGTTCAGCGTACCATTATTCCCATTTTGAGAGGTGTTGAACAAGCGGATCTCATACGTACCAGCCCCTTGTCCACCTGCGGCACTATCAGAGTCATACCGAACTAGCGGGTTGGTAATGACACCATTCATATCACTAGTGCAAGAAATATTGTTACCAACAGAGCCAGTATCTGCGACTTTAGTGCCTAGAGGGGGAAGGGTCGTGAACTCATTAAAGGTTCCGGGAGGATGGTAATAAATTTCTACTTCAACTGAATCAGCATTACCCCGTCCACAGGCAGAGACGTTAATGACTTCCCCAGCCTGAACGTCAACATACAATGGTCTATCCTTCTGGGTGATGCCTGAAGAAGAAGCACCACTATAGGTCGAATCATACTCTAGCAAGCCTTGAAATTGAGTAGGGACAGAGTTGGTTTCATCGCGAAGTTCAAGCTGATAGGAACCTTCTGCCAGAGCTTTAGAGGGTACCCACAACATTCCCAGGGTTGTCCCTGCCAGGGCTACTTTGGTGATCCAAGATGGGACCCGAAGGTACGTTCGATTCTTGTTTGATGTTGAAAAATTTTGATGAGAATTTAGTTTTCTCGCAATTGCATAAAGGTGGTTCATAATTCTAACAGAGGAAAATGGAGACGTTCTACCACCCAAATCGAGCCTTAACCAGAATTATTCACAGTTGATATAAGCATTCATGAGGAAAGTCCTAACAGCAGCCTGAAATAGGCTAGTGTAGGGCTCCACACAAATGGCTTTCGAGAACTTCTCGAAATCGTCGTGAATAATTCAGTTAAGGGGAATTAAGCAATTTAGGTTTTATGTTTGGCTACTTAAGGTCTATTACGACCGCATTGCGGGCCGGTTCAGACGTTCCATAGTCAGGGTGAATTGCGATCGCACTGAATCGATCACCTGCATTGGCATCCGTGAGAGTGATGGCAAACCGCCCCTCTTCATCGGATTTGACCATGGTCACTGGCTCATTGAGAGGACCTTGCTTACCCTCTTCCATGACCTTGTACAGCACAATTTCTGTCCCTGGATCGGCTTCCCCATCTAGGTTGACCGCCCCCTCCATTAAATAAAATTCGGAGCTGAGAAACTGAGGCGTATTAAGGCCTCGGTTGGCGGTATCGCGCTTACGTTGGTCTGAATTGCGTAAGGGATTTGGACCATCCCCTACTTGGTAGTCTTGCACTCTAGTATTGGATCGAGACGCTAAGTCCACGCGGTTGATGGAGATGCGAGAGAAGCGGTCGAGAAAACGGTTTTCGCGAGCAATCAAATCGATGCTGAGGCCGTCAAGATTGGCAAATCGATTGTCGAGGATAAAGTTGCGCTGGCTCGTGGGATAGGAGGTGATTACAACACCCGGACCCGGTTGGTCTTGGATGGTGTTGTTGACGACATGGTGATTGTCACCCATCAGCAGGATGGCGGCCCGACGGAATCGTTGGCCATTGTCGGCGATCAGATTTTTCTCAATCATGACCGACCCTTCGGGCTTGAAAAGGTAAACAGCGCTGCCCGCATTCTGTTGAATCTGGTTGGTATGGATTTTGGTGCCATCAATATCGCCTTCTAGGCGGATGGCATCGGGCATGCCGGCCAAGCCATTCTGTTCAATGATGTTGTTGGCAATCTCAGTTTGTTCGGCGCGGACGCTGGTAATCACGGCGCTACCGTCGTGATGGGCAATCTGGTTGTTGAGAATGCGCGTGCCAATGGCGTTGTAGATGGAGACCCCAAAGGCGGATCGAGAACCGGTAGGGGCTGTGCCTTGGGGCGTAATTCCTAAATAGCTATCCTCAATGAGAATTCCTTGGGGGGGAAGATCCCGCTCGTCATCGTAGGGATAGGTGACTTGGGGGTTATCTTCTTTAAGACGTTTGGAAGGCAGAAGCCGATGGGCAATAAAAATATCTGCAGGGGGGGTTGTGGCAGTGGTTTGATGGATGGAGGTAAATCCATAGAGACTCAAGGCTCTGACATGGACCTTATCCGCTGCGAGGGTTAATCCCCGAAAGACTTCTGTATCCTCGGCTGGGGTCAGGGCAACTACAGGGGCAGGGGCACTGGCATCCCCCTCGGCGAGGGTATAGCCAGCTTGGCTAGTGCCATCAATTAATAGACCGGGGTTAGTGACGGTGGGCAGCAGGGCCTGCAGGCGAATCGTGGTGTTGTCCCTAGGTAAGTCAAAATCAATCCGGCTATGATCTGTGCTAGGAGTGATTTGAGCCCGTTCTGCTTCACTCAGGTCGCCTTTGTTAAGCACGCCGTTGGTAATTGCGATCGCTTCTCTTAAGGTAACCACCTCATCGGCCTTAATTTCGCCATCTAAAGGACTATTAACCGTGACTTGCACCGGAGCAGTAGTCGCTCTAACGGTCTGCGCATGGGCATTTTGGTAAGTACTGATTAGCCCTGCGATGGCCAGGAAAGAGGTTAAGGAAGCCCAGGCAATAGCCATTCCTGAAGATGGATGGGGAAGGCGGGGAGTTGATTGGAGCGTGCCGCGAGATTTCATTATTACCTCTTGGGGATACAAACTAGGTAGGGATTTAATAGGTGTGATGTCATTTAATAGGTGTGATGTCGGAGATAGCACTAAACCTGTCGTTCAGAAGAATGACAGGTTTAGTGGTTCAGCTATCGGACGACTTCAAAACTGGGTTGAGTTTGGGACGCTGCTGGCTCCACGACAACCTCGGGTTCAGACTTGGTATCCACGAGTTCAGCCTTAGGCTTGGAGACTTTAACTTCAGGCTTAGACTTAACTTCAGGCTTGGAAACGTTCGCTTCAGAGGGAGAAGCAGGGTTTGAAGCTTCTTGGACCTGGCCGTTATCTGGTGCAGACTCTTGCTGCTGCGGGGGCGCTACCTTATTTTCACCGAAGCCAAAATCATCAAAGAGATTGTTGTCTAGCTTCAGGGTGACGCCAAAGTAAGGACCGCTGGCAGAGCGAGAGTTACCAAAGTCACGGTCTCCCACATCTCCAAAAGCGTATCCAGCCGCCAATCGTAAGTTGGGATTGAGGTAGTAACCGACTTCCGCAGAAGCGCCCACCTCATTAAACCCAGTACTATTTTGGCGAATCCAGCGAACTTCACCGCCAATATCCCAACGGTAGCTAATTCGATAGGTGGCCCGCATTTGAGCCAAGGAAATGCTACTAGTGCCGATTAAATCCTGAGCCAGGTAAGACTTGCTATGTCGCCAGCCAAACTTGCCGTAGAGTTCCCAGCGCCAGTTGGGGGCATAGATAGCCTCTGCTGAGATCAGATGATCCGTGGAGCCGGTGCCGTTGGCAAATAGTAAGGTATCAGGAATCGTGGAGGGATTCTCGCGATACTCATAGCGGAGTAAGGCGTTGAACTTATCACTATCGGGATTCCGATAGGCCACACCCACTTTCAAGTCTCGGGTTGTACCCAACCCAGCCAGGGTTTGGTTCGAAGCACTAGCTTGTTGGTAGCTGGCCAAAACCGTGAGGTCACGGGTGGCTCGACCCAAGGCATTGGCTGTGATGATGGTATTGCTGCCCTGAGCGGTATCACTGTACTCAAAACGAGCATTGGCTTGGAAATCAGGGTTGTCTGTATAGGCTAAACCGAGGCTAAAGCTATCGCCGGGGGTTAAGCCCAAGGCGGAAGCACCAGACCCTAAAGCAAAGGGTTGGGCAAACTGTTGACTGGCAGCGGTTTGTTGCAATGCAGTGTTAAATACATGCTCGTAGGAGAAATCAGC
The Acaryochloris marina S15 genome window above contains:
- a CDS encoding right-handed parallel beta-helix repeat-containing protein, coding for MKSRGTLQSTPRLPHPSSGMAIAWASLTSFLAIAGLISTYQNAHAQTVRATTAPVQVTVNSPLDGEIKADEVVTLREAIAITNGVLNKGDLSEAERAQITPSTDHSRIDFDLPRDNTTIRLQALLPTVTNPGLLIDGTSQAGYTLAEGDASAPAPVVALTPAEDTEVFRGLTLAADKVHVRALSLYGFTSIHQTTATTPPADIFIAHRLLPSKRLKEDNPQVTYPYDDERDLPPQGILIEDSYLGITPQGTAPTGSRSAFGVSIYNAIGTRILNNQIAHHDGSAVITSVRAEQTEIANNIIEQNGLAGMPDAIRLEGDIDGTKIHTNQIQQNAGSAVYLFKPEGSVMIEKNLIADNGQRFRRAAILLMGDNHHVVNNTIQDQPGPGVVITSYPTSQRNFILDNRFANLDGLSIDLIARENRFLDRFSRISINRVDLASRSNTRVQDYQVGDGPNPLRNSDQRKRDTANRGLNTPQFLSSEFYLMEGAVNLDGEADPGTEIVLYKVMEEGKQGPLNEPVTMVKSDEEGRFAITLTDANAGDRFSAIAIHPDYGTSEPARNAVVIDLK
- a CDS encoding DUF4347 domain-containing protein, encoding MMFPRFSKPNFFASSKCQQTLAGLILFGAVGSVGYSSPSQAAMEIYPQAKHDLVSAYSKSPTHLGQTSTRLLATPMTDVIIVDAGVTNPDALLKNLPSQAAVHFINSNADGLDQISDILSNYRNLKAVHLISHGSAAQLHLGNSRVNSTTLHQKAGQIQQWQTALSPTADIFLYGCNVASTTEGKAFVSNLSALSNADVAASNNPTGDATQGGDWTLEYQLGELEPQMVSQQLAQSNYAQLLQVTVLNFNDSTPTLEPATTNVYRFQNVATVGGQGIDALVTVSNINNATLTTLDDNNTFPDRFQPVIRHDGGANTISSIQFDFQLVQAGTNTPLAATNVFFSAQDVDGNGAANAVREFVEVVGADTVFIDDPTLLELVPPTGGGIRHRIQNSSNVQNGIGTDDRYEVYSYLGDTVSTFTIIAGNDVGAANCSGASCPRQNSWTFDISDIQVIDFSDAPSDYGVPSHAGTTATTLQLGAARDGDNGPIPTANALGDDNNGSPDDEDGVILAALNASDTSYTIQAANISATNDTGGPATLHAWVDFDGNGTFEADEYASQTVQSGNSSPDGALTWSGAGVSGLTGGTTTYARFRLTTDVNVNANTPGGFARNGEVEDYTLAIATPENPDIDNNFCQVSSDMMFILDKSGSVDLSERRAQRDAVMAMLNYLVDNNITSRVGIVRFDTSSATVINYTDVTAANLPTFESALNTNYVNIGGGFTNWEAGFQQAISLGVSPGSPDAVFFFADGNINTGGSPNDEALQFKQAGAHVYGIGIQNLDINDFLGITDGSNTTQFNAALDNANSADYVEVNTYDDLADDMTSLLRSLCPPATNNPNVLLVKRITRVNGLTANGGTNLNVYVDDPSYEYDDNTLNSPAPTPLDTEYWPTPSTFLLGATNGGQTRPGDEIEYTIYFLSTGTSTAMDVQFCDKVPSFQTFVPDAFNAVTPAPSGGIGANRGITVEYNGSLLSFTNDADGDTAQYYPPGSSLPAVCDNAPAQTEDNGAIVVNLGDLPQTTGVGTPATSYGAVRFRANVK